The following is a genomic window from bacterium.
GCGAGTGCGACGCGCTGCTGCTGCCCGCCGCTCAACTGGCGGGGATGCCGTGCCCCGTAGCCTTCCAGACGCACCATCGCGAGCGCGGCCTCGACACGGCTGGCGATCTCGCCCGCCGGCATCCGGCGGATCCTGAGGGGGAATGCGATGTTGTCGAACACCGTCATGTGCGGGAACAGCGCATAGTTCTGGAACACCATGCCGATGTCGCGCTTGTCGGGCGAGAGCCGAGTGATGGGCCGATCGCCAAGCACGACCTCTCCGCTCGTCGGCCGCTCGAACCCGGCGACCATGTTCAGGATCGTGGTTTTCCCGGATCCGCTGGGGCCGAGCAGCGTCATGAACTCGCCCGCCTCGACCTCGAGCGATACCCCTGCGACGGCGGTCACGGAACCGAACAGCTTCGTCACCTCGCACAGCCGGAGCGCGGCGCCCCGGAACTCCGCCGACGACCAGGCGCCGGGAGCGGCCCCGCCCCCCGCACCCGCCCCCGCCGGCCGGGGGCGGGGGTGACCGCGACGGCTGCGGAAGAACTCCAGCGCCCCCAGCGCCAGCACGACGACGACCATCTGGATCGACGCGACCGCCGTCACCGTGGGGTTGATCTCGTCTTGGGAGACCGCGTCCCACATCATCTTCGGCAGCGTCACCACGTCGCGGCCGCTCAGAAAGATCGCGATGACGACCTCATCCAGGGACGTGATCAGCGCGAACAGCGCCCCGGCGATGATCCCCGCCCGGATCAGGTGCACGGTCACCCGCCAAAACGTCTGCCACCCGGTGGCGCCCAAACTGCGGGCGGCCCGCTCCATCTGGGGGTCGAACGCCCGCATCACCGCGACCACGTTGATGACCACGTAGGGCACGCCGAGCACGGCGTGCGACAGCGCCAGCGCGGTGATCGTGCCAACGAGATGCGCCCGCGCGTAGACGAAGTAGAACGAGATCGCCAGGATCATCACCGGCACGACCATCGGCGCGAGCGTGACCGCGTACAGGAGATCCTTCCCGGGGAATCGCGCTCTGGCGAGCGCCATCCCCGCCGGCGTGCCGAGCGCACACGCCAGCGTGGTCGCCAGGAACGCCACGCGGACGCTCGTCCACGCCGATCCCATCCAGTCACGGTTGGACAGGAAGTCCGCGTACCACCGGAGCGACAGCCCGTGGGGCGGGAGCGTGAGCCACGACGTGTTGCTGAACGACATCGGCACGAGCGCCGCCATCGGCGCCACGATGAACGCCAAGGTCAGGCCGCACACGACCGTCACGCCCGCGCGCCACATGGCCTACGTTCCCCCGCCGAAGAGACGGTCCAGGTTCATCGCGCGGCTGTACAGGGCGATGACCAGCACGGTGGCGACAA
Proteins encoded in this region:
- the potA gene encoding polyamine ABC transporter ATP-binding protein, translating into MWRAGVTVVCGLTLAFIVAPMAALVPMSFSNTSWLTLPPHGLSLRWYADFLSNRDWMGSAWTSVRVAFLATTLACALGTPAGMALARARFPGKDLLYAVTLAPMVVPVMILAISFYFVYARAHLVGTITALALSHAVLGVPYVVINVVAVMRAFDPQMERAARSLGATGWQTFWRVTVHLIRAGIIAGALFALITSLDEVVIAIFLSGRDVVTLPKMMWDAVSQDEINPTVTAVASIQMVVVVLALGALEFFRSRRGHPRPRPAGAGAGGGAAPGAWSSAEFRGAALRLCEVTKLFGSVTAVAGVSLEVEAGEFMTLLGPSGSGKTTILNMVAGFERPTSGEVVLGDRPITRLSPDKRDIGMVFQNYALFPHMTVFDNIAFPLRIRRMPAGEIASRVEAALAMVRLEGYGARHPRQLSGGQQQRVALARALVFHPRLLLMDEPLAALDKRLRESMQIELRRLHERLGITVVFVTHDQSEAMTMSDRIAVVNHGRIEQVGTPAELYERPASAFVGSFIGESNLLDCRVLAQIGASATVETAGGSTFTIVANGARPGTALRVSIRPEAVGLAAAGAAGPGTVPAVVEDAIYLGDATKYVVRLNPDEVLIARVANRRGAPRIDVGASVRVAWEPQDVQVLPVDSAER